From the genome of Triticum aestivum cultivar Chinese Spring chromosome 3B, IWGSC CS RefSeq v2.1, whole genome shotgun sequence, one region includes:
- the LOC123066715 gene encoding uncharacterized protein, whose translation MTSSSAASSSHLHITITNNASSTITTNTNNNTKSHHSSSVSPRSGSGGSGSGGGGGGGGGTTNQACAACKYQRRKCNPDCPLAPYFPADQQRRFLNAHRLFGVSNILKTLRRLKPELCDSAMQTLIYQAEMRAMDPVGGCCRMIIDLEHTSELLSAELAALQQHLDMCRQAAASGVAGGDVMDGPCADLEVTSSNHQQEQLLLHADQDHHQALYIGQEGADPVIQNGADHDDSRQPQYHGGQQHQQQQLYDYFYYEATGAGSDEAGRKPSGSGVDINVDVMQHFDYDSSCEVDDHHKVDQLEPMISSSLDEHYQIGQKEYEMKVASFVDVLDVRPELQAVDGNADIGVKEELQEEDPKNNDDIALRKAAHMAAESSHCRLGLGF comes from the coding sequence AtgacctcctcctccgccgcctcctcctcccacctccatATTACCATCACCAACAAcgcctcctccaccatcaccaccaacACCAACAATAACACCAAGTCGCACCACTCCAGCAGCGTCTCCCctcgcagcggcagcggcggctccggctccggcggtgggggtgggggtgggggtggcacgACCAACCAGGCCTGCGCGGCGTGCAAGTACCAGCGGCGCAAGTGCAACCCCGACTGCCCCCTCGCGCCCTACTTCCCCGCCGACCAGCAGCGCCGGTTCCTCAACGCGCACCGCCTCTTCGGCGTCAGCAACATCCTCAAGACGCTGCGCCGGCTCAAGCCGGAGCTGTGCGACTCGGCCATGCAGACGCTCATCTACCAGGCGGAGATGCGCGCCATGGACCCCGTCGGCGGCTGCTGCCGCATGATCATCGACCTCGAGCACACCAGCGAGCTCCTCTCGGCCGAGCTCGCCGCCCTGCAACAGCACCTCGACATGTGCCGCCAGGCCGCCGCGTCCGGCGTGGCCGGCGGGGACGTCATGGACGGCCCGTGCGCTGACCTGGAGGTCACCTCCTCGAACCACCAGCAGGAGCAGCTGCTCCTCCACGCCGACCAAGATCATCATCAGGCGCTCTACATCGGCCAAGAAGGCGCCGACCCCGTGATACAGAACGGCGCCGATCACGACGACAGCCGGCAACCGCAGTATCACGGCGGACAGCAGCACCAGCAACAGCAGCTGTACGACTATTTCTACTACGAGGCAACCGGTGCCGGCAGCGATGAGGCCGGGAGAAAGCCCAGTGGCAGCGGCGTCGACATTAACGTCGACGTCATGCAGCATTTCGATTACGACTCCAGCTGCGAGGTTGATGATCATCACAAGGTGGATCAACTGGAGCCGATGATCTCGTCCAGCCTCGACGAGCACTACCAGATCGGACAGAAGGAGTACGAGATGAAGGTGGCGTCGTTCGTCGATGTGTTGGACGTCAGGCCGGAGCTGCAGGCGGTGGACGGGAACGCGGACATCGGCGTCAAGGAGGAGCTTCAGGAGGAGGATCCCAAGAATAACGACGACATCGCACTACGTAAAGCAGCACACATGGCGGCTGAGTCATCACATTGCAGGCTAGGGTTAGGCTTTTAA